A stretch of Clostridia bacterium DNA encodes these proteins:
- the gmk gene encoding guanylate kinase has translation MSVRENKVLKNPGILLVISGPSGAGKGTLAKALISQYTSIELSVSATTRDIRPGEKDGETYYYINKEEFLEKVNQGLFLEYATVYDNYYGTPKDKVLEALDKEVDVILEIDIQGAMQVKKSYPDAVFLFVVPPSLEILKERIICRDREPMEEIEKRLQQVKNELSYIGEYDYVVVNDKIEDAVERMRCIIAAEKCKSTRLLLHFEEKGE, from the coding sequence ATGTCAGTGAGGGAGAATAAGGTTTTGAAGAATCCAGGAATTTTACTTGTGATTTCAGGTCCGTCAGGCGCAGGCAAAGGAACTTTGGCAAAGGCCTTGATTTCACAATATACTAGTATTGAACTATCTGTATCCGCAACAACCAGAGACATACGTCCAGGTGAAAAGGATGGAGAAACATATTACTACATCAATAAGGAAGAGTTCTTAGAGAAAGTAAATCAAGGACTCTTCCTTGAATATGCAACTGTATATGATAATTATTATGGAACACCCAAGGACAAGGTACTTGAAGCTTTGGATAAAGAAGTGGATGTGATACTTGAGATTGATATTCAAGGGGCCATGCAGGTCAAGAAAAGTTATCCAGATGCTGTCTTTCTTTTTGTAGTTCCGCCTTCTTTAGAGATTCTCAAAGAGAGAATCATCTGTCGTGACAGGGAGCCGATGGAGGAGATAGAAAAGAGATTGCAACAAGTTAAAAATGAGTTATCTTATATCGGTGAATATGACTATGTGGTCGTAAACGACAAGATTGAAGACGCGGTAGAACGTATGAGATGCATTATTGCAGCAGAAAAATGCAAATCGACTAGACTTTTGTTACACTTTGAAGAGAAAGGGGAGTAA
- a CDS encoding NifB/NifX family molybdenum-iron cluster-binding protein → MLAVCAKQPGLDSTVEERFGRAEYFVLFDEEKNMPQSIENKAKFESGGAGGTAVRLLNENGVDVVLVPELGPKAMDAIKAFEITAYRYTEQKSVREIIEDYKNGKLSKIDTSTTASKHGMYKA, encoded by the coding sequence ATGTTAGCAGTATGTGCAAAACAACCTGGATTGGATTCCACCGTTGAAGAAAGATTTGGCAGAGCTGAATATTTTGTGCTATTTGACGAAGAAAAGAATATGCCTCAAAGTATCGAAAATAAAGCAAAATTTGAGTCAGGTGGGGCAGGTGGAACTGCTGTTAGACTGTTAAATGAAAATGGGGTTGATGTGGTACTAGTACCGGAATTGGGCCCCAAAGCAATGGACGCAATCAAGGCATTTGAAATCACAGCTTATCGCTACACAGAACAAAAGTCAGTACGTGAAATCATTGAAGACTATAAAAATGGTAAGTTGAGTAAGATTGATACTAGTACTACAGCTAGTAAACATGGAATGTATAAGGCTTAA
- a CDS encoding LL-diaminopimelate aminotransferase codes for MEQAQRIQKLPPYLFARIEQKVAEAKEKGIDIISLGIGDPDQPTPSHIVDALKSASEDAANHQYPSSVGMLEYRKSVADFYKRRFDVNLDPKSEVVTLIGSKEGIANISYCYINPGDINLVPDPGYPVYGIGTLLAGGEPYLMPLLEENGFLPDLSKIPDDVADKAKLMFINYPNNPTGATATLAFYEEVVAFAKKHDIIVCSDAAYTEVTFDGYVAPSFMQAEGAKDVGIEFFSLSKPFNMTGWRIAAAVGRKDVVEALGRIKSNIDSGAFQAVQLAAKAGLDGDYAVIEETQRVYSERMDVCVAGLRELGWKLEKPQGTFYIWIKVPKGYTSAEFAEYVLEKAGVIITPGNGYGQYGEGYFRISLCIGKDRIQEALKRMKDAIGTIEL; via the coding sequence ATGGAACAAGCACAAAGAATTCAAAAATTACCACCATACCTGTTTGCTCGGATTGAGCAAAAGGTTGCAGAAGCGAAAGAAAAAGGCATTGATATCATATCCTTAGGTATTGGTGATCCTGACCAACCCACACCTTCACATATAGTCGATGCATTAAAGTCGGCGTCTGAAGATGCAGCGAACCATCAGTATCCAAGTTCTGTAGGCATGTTGGAATACCGTAAAAGTGTTGCAGATTTCTATAAAAGAAGATTCGATGTAAATCTTGACCCCAAATCAGAAGTCGTAACCTTGATCGGTTCAAAAGAAGGTATTGCCAATATCAGCTATTGCTATATTAATCCAGGTGATATTAATCTTGTACCGGATCCCGGATATCCAGTATATGGCATCGGTACATTGCTAGCTGGTGGTGAGCCTTATTTGATGCCTTTACTCGAAGAAAATGGTTTTCTTCCTGACCTTTCAAAAATACCGGATGATGTTGCAGATAAAGCTAAACTCATGTTCATCAATTATCCCAATAACCCAACTGGTGCGACGGCAACGCTTGCCTTTTATGAAGAAGTTGTAGCCTTTGCTAAGAAACACGATATTATCGTGTGCTCTGATGCAGCCTACACAGAAGTAACCTTTGATGGTTATGTTGCTCCAAGCTTTATGCAGGCAGAAGGGGCAAAGGATGTGGGAATCGAGTTTTTCTCCTTGTCTAAACCATTCAACATGACTGGTTGGAGAATTGCGGCTGCCGTTGGAAGAAAAGATGTGGTTGAAGCGTTGGGAAGAATTAAGTCAAACATTGACTCAGGAGCATTCCAAGCAGTTCAGCTTGCAGCAAAAGCTGGTCTTGATGGAGATTATGCCGTTATCGAAGAAACACAAAGAGTATATAGTGAGCGGATGGATGTTTGTGTAGCGGGCTTGCGCGAGTTGGGATGGAAATTGGAAAAACCCCAAGGCACCTTCTACATTTGGATTAAAGTACCCAAAGGATATACTTCTGCAGAGTTTGCTGAGTATGTTTTAGAAAAAGCAGGTGTCATTATTACGCCTGGAAATGGTTATGGTCAGTATGGAGAAGGATACTTCAGAATTTCTCTGTGCATCGGCAAAGATCGTATTCAAGAAGCACTGAAAAGAATGAAAGATGCGATTGGAACAATTGAGCTTTAG
- the rpoZ gene encoding DNA-directed RNA polymerase subunit omega gives MKAPTVDKLLERVPSKYTLVIVAAKRARQLISMPDMDFEHGNKPIMKALEEIASGDVVIKKPE, from the coding sequence ATGAAAGCACCTACAGTAGATAAGTTATTAGAAAGAGTACCTAGTAAATACACCTTGGTAATCGTTGCCGCTAAGAGGGCAAGACAATTGATTAGCATGCCAGATATGGATTTTGAACATGGCAATAAACCCATAATGAAAGCATTGGAAGAGATTGCCTCAGGCGATGTAGTAATTAAAAAACCGGAGTAA
- a CDS encoding ATP-binding protein — protein sequence MKIAILSGKGGTGKTTVATNLLSVSDSGVLIDTDVEEPNSHLFLKPQIQKTEAIKKRYPIVDESLCDLCGACGDFCRFNAILPAKKSVLVFKELCHDCGGCQMVCPNDAIRYKERSIGMVYSGHTITGHEMHYGELTVGEISGVPIIERLREITMDDDLVLIDCPPGTACSTVAAIDSADFAILVAEPTPFGVSDMKMVVELLRDLGIAMGVVVNKDGLGDKDIYQYCESEDIQILGRIPFKKEYARKYAGGNLISQVDDEYKSIIEGILKQVMSQKEVV from the coding sequence ATGAAAATAGCAATCCTAAGTGGAAAAGGTGGTACTGGCAAAACAACAGTTGCCACCAATCTGCTGTCTGTTAGCGATTCTGGTGTGCTGATCGATACAGATGTAGAGGAACCGAATAGCCACCTATTCTTAAAACCTCAGATTCAAAAGACAGAGGCTATTAAAAAAAGGTATCCCATAGTGGATGAATCATTATGTGATTTATGTGGTGCGTGTGGAGATTTTTGTCGCTTCAATGCCATTTTACCTGCCAAAAAAAGTGTTTTGGTTTTTAAAGAGCTATGCCACGATTGTGGTGGATGCCAGATGGTTTGTCCCAACGATGCAATACGCTATAAAGAAAGATCTATTGGCATGGTCTATTCAGGACATACCATAACGGGACACGAAATGCATTACGGGGAGTTAACCGTAGGTGAAATATCTGGGGTACCCATTATTGAAAGACTTCGAGAAATCACGATGGATGATGATTTGGTTTTGATTGATTGTCCTCCAGGTACGGCTTGCAGTACGGTAGCAGCCATCGATAGCGCAGACTTTGCAATCCTAGTTGCTGAGCCTACTCCCTTCGGAGTATCTGATATGAAGATGGTTGTGGAACTACTGCGGGATTTAGGGATAGCCATGGGTGTTGTTGTCAATAAGGACGGACTGGGAGACAAAGATATTTATCAATATTGTGAATCAGAAGATATCCAGATATTGGGAAGAATACCCTTCAAGAAGGAATACGCGAGGAAATATGCAGGTGGAAACCTTATCTCACAAGTAGATGATGAATACAAAAGCATAATTGAAGGAATTCTAAAGCAAGTAATGAGCCAAAAGGAGGTAGTGTAA
- a CDS encoding DUF370 domain-containing protein: MDIKLVNIGFGNIVNANRIVAIVSPESAPIKRLVQDARDRNELVDATYGRRTRAVIVTDSNYIVLSAVQPETVSNRLSTSKAIVDVSEGE, from the coding sequence ATGGATATAAAATTGGTCAATATTGGATTTGGGAATATTGTGAACGCCAATCGTATCGTGGCAATTGTGAGTCCGGAATCTGCACCAATTAAACGCCTAGTGCAAGATGCACGGGATAGGAATGAACTAGTAGATGCCACATATGGTCGAAGGACTAGAGCAGTCATTGTAACGGATTCTAACTATATAGTTCTCTCTGCAGTACAACCTGAAACTGTTTCAAACCGTCTATCCACGAGTAAAGCAATCGTAGATGTCAGTGAGGGAGAATAA
- a CDS encoding diaminopimelate epimerase — protein sequence MEFTKMHGLGNDFVMVKENNLPSHIALDKLSIAICDRHFGVGADGLIIACPSDESDIKMRIINSDGSEAEMCGNGIRCFAKFVYEENMVRKTTMTVETLAGTMVPVLNMVDNEIDSVTVDMNEPRLAGRIIPVDSDLEQIVDHTLDVNGDEKKVTCVSMGNPHCILFVDDIKEIPLTTLGPIMEKHEFFPNKTNVEFVEVMDKNEIAMRVWERGASETLACGTGACATLVASVLNNKSKRDAVVHLAGGDLHIRWNKEDNHVYMTGPADNVFTGNYII from the coding sequence ATGGAATTTACTAAAATGCATGGTCTAGGAAATGACTTTGTAATGGTTAAAGAAAATAATCTACCATCACATATAGCGCTAGACAAGTTGTCTATTGCAATTTGTGATAGGCATTTCGGTGTAGGAGCAGATGGTTTAATTATTGCCTGCCCCAGTGATGAATCAGATATTAAAATGCGGATTATCAATTCCGATGGAAGCGAAGCCGAAATGTGTGGCAATGGGATTCGGTGCTTTGCCAAATTTGTATATGAAGAGAATATGGTTAGAAAAACTACGATGACAGTTGAAACATTGGCCGGAACTATGGTGCCAGTCCTCAATATGGTAGATAATGAGATAGACAGTGTAACGGTCGATATGAATGAACCAAGACTGGCTGGTAGGATTATTCCCGTGGATTCTGACTTGGAGCAGATTGTAGACCATACGTTAGATGTAAATGGGGATGAAAAAAAAGTTACCTGCGTATCTATGGGTAACCCACACTGCATCCTGTTTGTGGATGACATCAAAGAGATTCCACTTACTACATTGGGACCAATAATGGAAAAACACGAATTTTTCCCCAATAAAACCAATGTGGAATTTGTAGAAGTGATGGATAAAAATGAGATTGCGATGCGGGTTTGGGAAAGAGGCGCATCGGAAACACTGGCTTGCGGTACAGGAGCCTGTGCTACCTTGGTTGCCTCAGTACTAAATAACAAATCCAAAAGAGATGCAGTAGTACATCTTGCTGGTGGCGATCTGCATATTCGATGGAATAAAGAAGATAATCACGTATACATGACGGGACCTGCAGACAATGTGTTTACAGGCAATTACATAATCTAG
- a CDS encoding DUF134 domain-containing protein: protein MSKPTKKRACRRLISGKYYMPKGFQDQNPEEVTLRLDEFESMRLVDYEGLSQIQASEEMKISRGTVQRLLVSARFKIVEALLENKSIAINNEIKNIQLKGENKMDKRSKDVIRIAMPTTDGITVDEHFGHCKSFAVYDMEGNNIVDQKSLTPPPHAPGVLPNFLGEHEVDVIITGGMGQMAIRLFKDQNIDVILGASGKIDETLAEYVGGELVSKGTPCDHHHE from the coding sequence ATGAGCAAACCAACCAAGAAGAGAGCCTGTAGGAGGCTGATAAGTGGAAAGTACTATATGCCGAAAGGATTTCAGGATCAAAATCCTGAAGAAGTGACTTTGCGTTTAGACGAATTTGAATCCATGCGTTTGGTAGATTATGAAGGCTTAAGCCAAATACAAGCCAGCGAAGAAATGAAAATCTCAAGAGGCACAGTGCAGCGCTTGCTTGTATCCGCACGGTTTAAGATTGTGGAAGCATTGTTGGAGAATAAAAGTATTGCCATTAATAATGAAATTAAAAATATACAATTAAAAGGAGAAAACAAAATGGATAAGAGATCGAAAGATGTAATAAGAATTGCTATGCCTACAACGGATGGTATTACAGTGGATGAGCATTTTGGCCATTGTAAGTCATTCGCAGTGTATGATATGGAGGGCAACAACATTGTTGACCAAAAGAGTTTGACACCTCCCCCACATGCACCTGGTGTTTTGCCGAATTTTTTGGGGGAACATGAAGTGGATGTCATCATAACAGGTGGTATGGGTCAAATGGCTATTCGTTTGTTTAAAGATCAAAATATTGATGTAATTTTAGGTGCAAGTGGAAAAATTGATGAAACATTGGCGGAGTATGTTGGTGGAGAATTGGTATCCAAGGGAACACCTTGTGATCACCACCACGAATAG
- a CDS encoding ATP-binding protein, with product MAAKEIAVVSGKGGTGKTSIVASLIPYFDSLVLADCDVDAPDLHILLTETDIEAENFIGLQRPVLDADKCIQCGKCANSCNFGAITDDIEFKLTKCEGCGVCEYVCPVDAISLQDYTVGKIFTSVTKQGEMARARLIPGEETSGRLVAEVRKKAKELAQKNMRDWILIDGSPGIACNVISSITGVSKVVIVIEPTISGLHDLKRVHELVTSFDIDTLVVLNKSDLSANGAKEIEAYCQNNELDIALRIPFKESMVEAVVNKQLPPVYDPEFFKELGFGAFAQRLKS from the coding sequence ATGGCAGCAAAAGAAATTGCCGTAGTCTCTGGAAAAGGAGGAACAGGCAAGACCTCCATTGTCGCTTCCTTGATACCCTACTTCGATAGTCTAGTTTTGGCTGATTGTGATGTAGACGCACCAGATTTGCATATTCTGTTAACGGAAACGGATATTGAAGCTGAGAACTTTATTGGCTTGCAAAGACCTGTATTAGATGCAGATAAATGCATACAATGCGGCAAATGTGCTAATAGTTGTAATTTTGGTGCTATTACGGACGATATTGAATTCAAACTAACCAAATGTGAAGGTTGCGGTGTTTGTGAATATGTGTGTCCAGTGGATGCTATAAGTCTACAGGATTATACCGTGGGTAAAATCTTTACCAGCGTGACCAAGCAAGGTGAAATGGCAAGAGCTAGATTGATTCCGGGTGAAGAAACATCGGGTAGACTAGTTGCCGAAGTGCGTAAAAAAGCGAAAGAACTGGCTCAAAAAAATATGCGAGATTGGATTCTCATTGATGGTTCACCGGGGATTGCCTGCAATGTCATTTCTTCTATAACAGGCGTCTCTAAAGTAGTTATTGTTATAGAACCCACCATATCCGGCCTACATGATTTAAAAAGAGTGCACGAATTGGTGACAAGTTTTGATATTGATACCTTGGTCGTTCTAAATAAATCTGATTTATCTGCCAATGGTGCTAAGGAGATAGAAGCCTATTGCCAGAATAACGAATTAGATATTGCGCTTCGGATACCATTTAAAGAATCCATGGTAGAAGCAGTGGTAAACAAACAATTGCCACCAGTATATGATCCCGAATTCTTCAAAGAATTAGGTTTTGGTGCTTTTGCCCAAAGACTTAAATCCTAA
- a CDS encoding YicC family protein — MVSSMTGFGVGEANGDGHIVTVEIKGVNSRFCEVKTRIPRKYSNFEEKINRKMKEKFARGYMEVFVNYKEMESTKKPLKVDKTLALAYHTILRELAVEMGNTEEIPVMEIARLPEVMVANDEVEDLEALWILTKMAFYDAIKEVKSMRADEGYNLKKDILDRVDILKSLTATVKQYSEENLVEYRNKLFERVETILDDVPINEDRLATELAIYADKSDITEETVRLDSHFKMMLDTLEDGGVVGRKLDFLVQEINREINTIGSKSHVSQISQTVVEMKSEVEKIREQIQNIE; from the coding sequence ATGGTTAGCAGTATGACAGGTTTTGGCGTTGGCGAGGCGAATGGTGACGGACACATTGTCACAGTGGAGATTAAAGGTGTCAATAGTAGATTTTGTGAAGTAAAGACCAGAATTCCGAGAAAATATTCCAATTTTGAAGAAAAAATCAATCGAAAAATGAAGGAAAAATTTGCCAGAGGATATATGGAAGTTTTTGTGAATTACAAGGAGATGGAGTCTACTAAAAAACCACTCAAAGTTGACAAAACCTTGGCCTTGGCATATCATACTATCTTGAGGGAACTTGCGGTAGAAATGGGTAATACGGAAGAAATACCTGTTATGGAAATCGCTAGGTTGCCGGAAGTTATGGTAGCAAATGACGAAGTGGAAGATTTAGAAGCGCTTTGGATTTTAACCAAGATGGCCTTCTATGATGCCATTAAAGAAGTTAAGTCCATGAGAGCCGATGAAGGGTACAATTTAAAGAAGGATATCTTAGATAGAGTAGATATACTTAAGAGTCTTACGGCAACGGTAAAACAATACAGTGAGGAAAATTTGGTAGAGTACCGCAATAAACTTTTTGAGCGTGTGGAAACCATTTTAGATGATGTTCCAATTAATGAAGATAGATTGGCTACTGAGCTTGCAATATATGCTGATAAATCAGATATTACGGAGGAAACAGTTCGGTTGGATAGCCACTTTAAGATGATGTTGGATACCTTAGAAGACGGTGGTGTAGTCGGTAGAAAATTGGATTTTTTGGTACAAGAAATCAATAGAGAAATCAACACTATTGGATCAAAATCCCATGTTTCTCAAATTAGCCAAACCGTTGTTGAAATGAAAAGTGAAGTGGAGAAAATACGAGAACAGATTCAGAATATAGAATAA
- a CDS encoding NFACT family protein yields the protein MPTDGVLLYALSRELNQKLTQARIDKIHGLNKMDVLLRFRSAGGNHRLFLSAHPVHGGLYLTSQDYETPSTPSLFTMVLRKHLSGGRLLTVRTHQMDRIVFLDFAARNDLGDLCKKTLILEIMGKHSNLILVDDKMLIIDAQKKFNHLVSRYREVLPNIPYVFPPDMEKNNLLDYNLDDLTDDLLAQSELIEKNEFVELLPRMFNGLSLATAKRLLTSCGLEKTNLEYAGRLEYDRLNDCLTSFRELLLAQPKEGYVLYREGIPKDVSILPSSLEKSTRTYPSISTALDTMYGEKSNLEKLRQERQKLTKTLKQRLKKLQKKLEIHESNIQKALDTDIYRIKGELLTANLHMVRPGLKKIIVENYYDPDYAKMEIELNPALSPSANATKYFKKVSKIREAAKVSREMLYDLNKDINYLESVLLSLDNVYTLSDLDEIEEEVRRIGFIPPQKGKQKKKKGKSKPLQYLSTSGLTILVGKNNNQNDRLTRSAEDEDIWLHAKNIPGSHVILKVGDKAYDDLALKEAATLAAYYSKGRQSSKVEIDYTEKKNVKKPNGAKPGMVIYETNKTFLANPDENLVEQIKKMEE from the coding sequence ATGCCTACTGATGGCGTACTGCTATATGCCCTTTCGAGGGAACTTAACCAAAAACTAACGCAAGCCCGAATAGATAAGATTCACGGGCTCAATAAAATGGATGTGCTTTTACGTTTTAGAAGTGCTGGAGGAAATCACCGTCTTTTTTTATCTGCTCATCCAGTTCATGGCGGGTTATATCTAACTAGCCAAGACTATGAAACCCCAAGCACCCCTTCTTTATTTACGATGGTACTGCGAAAACATCTTTCAGGCGGTCGGTTGCTTACCGTTCGAACCCACCAAATGGACCGGATCGTCTTTTTGGATTTCGCCGCTCGAAATGATTTAGGTGACTTATGCAAGAAAACCCTAATTCTTGAGATCATGGGGAAACACTCTAACTTAATTCTTGTGGATGACAAAATGCTTATTATTGATGCCCAGAAGAAGTTCAACCATCTGGTTTCAAGATACCGCGAAGTATTGCCTAACATTCCCTATGTCTTTCCACCAGATATGGAAAAAAACAATCTGCTTGATTACAATCTAGATGATTTAACAGATGACCTTTTAGCCCAGTCTGAATTAATTGAAAAAAATGAATTTGTAGAGCTATTGCCCCGCATGTTTAATGGGCTCAGTTTAGCCACTGCCAAACGACTTCTTACGTCTTGCGGACTAGAAAAAACCAATCTTGAATATGCAGGTCGGCTCGAATACGACCGGCTAAATGATTGTCTTACCAGTTTTCGGGAGCTTCTGCTAGCACAACCAAAAGAAGGATATGTATTGTACCGTGAAGGCATTCCCAAGGATGTATCCATATTGCCAAGTAGTCTTGAAAAGTCGACCCGTACCTATCCCAGCATTTCCACTGCTCTCGATACCATGTATGGTGAGAAAAGCAACCTAGAAAAGCTACGCCAAGAGCGCCAAAAACTCACCAAAACTTTGAAACAGCGACTGAAAAAACTACAGAAAAAGTTAGAAATACATGAATCCAATATTCAGAAAGCACTAGACACAGACATTTATCGAATTAAGGGGGAATTGCTAACAGCCAATCTGCATATGGTACGCCCAGGTCTTAAAAAGATTATTGTGGAGAATTATTATGACCCTGACTATGCGAAAATGGAGATTGAGTTGAATCCAGCCCTTTCTCCCTCTGCTAATGCCACAAAATATTTTAAGAAAGTCTCCAAGATACGAGAGGCAGCCAAAGTATCTCGTGAGATGCTCTATGATTTAAATAAGGATATTAATTACTTGGAATCCGTCTTACTGTCTCTCGATAACGTCTATACCCTATCTGATTTAGATGAGATTGAAGAAGAAGTTAGACGTATTGGCTTCATTCCTCCACAAAAAGGAAAACAAAAAAAGAAAAAAGGTAAAAGCAAACCCTTACAATATCTTTCTACAAGTGGTCTTACTATCTTAGTAGGTAAAAACAATAACCAAAATGATAGACTTACCCGTTCTGCTGAAGATGAAGATATCTGGTTACATGCTAAAAATATACCTGGTTCTCATGTTATCCTCAAGGTGGGTGATAAGGCATACGATGACCTTGCCCTTAAAGAGGCCGCCACACTCGCTGCCTACTATTCCAAGGGGCGTCAATCTTCTAAAGTGGAGATCGATTATACAGAGAAGAAAAATGTTAAAAAGCCAAATGGCGCTAAACCAGGTATGGTCATCTATGAGACCAATAAAACATTTCTAGCCAATCCAGATGAAAATTTGGTTGAACAAATAAAAAAAATGGAAGAATGA